Below is a genomic region from Bdellovibrio bacteriovorus.
ATGAAGTCGCTAACGGGATCGAAAAAAACTCGATGGAGTATTTGTCGGGAATCCGCCTTTCTGATCTTTGCGGAAAAATTAAATAACAGTTAACGAGGTTGTTGTGACTCCTCATCATCTACCCGAAACAATCGCAGCTTCGCGAGTGACTTTAAAAAAGCACCGCATTGAGCTTGCGACAGAAATGTTTCGTCGTGTGGATGAGGACCGCGAACGCTTAGGAAAATTTCTTCCCTGGGTGGCGTGGACCAAAGGTATTCACGATGAACGCGAGTACATTGAGATGACCCACAAGCAGTGGGCGGATTTCAAGATGTTCGATTACGGCGTTTTTCTAAACGACGGTGATGTCTATTTAGGAAATGTCGGCGTTCATACTATCGCCTGGGAGCACAACCGGTGCGAATTGGGTTATTGGATTGTCGGCGGTTATGAAGGTCAAGGCTATGTGAGCGAAGCCGTGAAGGCGTTAGAAAAAGTTCTTTTTGATGAGGGCTTTTTTCGGATTGAAATCCGCTGCTCTGGGGCTAATGCGCGATCGGCTTCCGTGGCTTTGCGCTGCGGTTATATGCTCGAGGGTCGTTTACGCAAGCACTGTATTGAAAACGGCCAAAGACGCGACACTCTTATTTATGCCAAGTTGAAAAATGGAAATTAAGAAAATCGACGAACTTCATCGCAAAGCCTGCGAAGAAGGAAAAGACAGTTACATAGATCCTGAAACTGGATATTTGGTTTTCACCGAACTCTTTCACAAACGTCGCGGCCATTGCTGCAATTCAGGCTGCCGACACTGTCCTTATAAGAAAAAAGAAAAAACGCCAAAGTAGAAAACACGTTTTAAGTATTGGCAAAATAGGTGTGGGTTTTAGGTAACATAAAATCTATGAAACTTCCTTTGACAAAAACGCAACAGAGGTTGCAAAAAAAGTTTTC
It encodes:
- a CDS encoding DUF5522 domain-containing protein, whose protein sequence is MEIKKIDELHRKACEEGKDSYIDPETGYLVFTELFHKRRGHCCNSGCRHCPYKKKEKTPK
- a CDS encoding GNAT family N-acetyltransferase; protein product: MTPHHLPETIAASRVTLKKHRIELATEMFRRVDEDRERLGKFLPWVAWTKGIHDEREYIEMTHKQWADFKMFDYGVFLNDGDVYLGNVGVHTIAWEHNRCELGYWIVGGYEGQGYVSEAVKALEKVLFDEGFFRIEIRCSGANARSASVALRCGYMLEGRLRKHCIENGQRRDTLIYAKLKNGN